The nucleotide window CGGAGGTCCCGGACAGCAGCGGAGAGAGCGAGAGCAGCTTCCTGGCGCGCTCGGTCCAGGCGGAGCTGGCCGGGGACAGGTGGGTGCGGGTGCGCGGCCTGCGGGTCGAGGAGCGGGACGGAGAGCTCACGCTGCGGGGCAGCGTGCCCACCGCAGACGCGGCCAGGTTCGTGGAGCGGAATGTCCGCCACAAGGCCGGCGTGCGCCGGGTGATTAACCTGCTGCAAGTGGAGAACGATTCATCCGCGCTGGCTGGTGGCGTCCTGCAGAGCCGGGTGGACTCGGCCCTGGGCGCCGACCCGTACCTGCCCCGGGTCGAGGGTGTCGCGGCCACAGTGGATGGGGAGGCGGTGTTGCTGACCGGCAGCGTGCGGGACGCGTTCGAGCGGAAACAGGCCGAGCGCGTGGCGCTGGGTGTGGCCGGGGTGGGCGCGGTGAGAAACCGGATCGTGGTGCGGGAAAATGTCCTGCGCCAGGGCGACTCCGGTGCGGGCCCGGGGTTCGACTGCCCTGAGCTGACGGCCGCGCTC belongs to bacterium and includes:
- a CDS encoding BON domain-containing protein, translated to MPRWRSGGGSVAESGHKTACLICSLLVGLLPQISPAGAEVPDSSGESESSFLARSVQAELAGDRWVRVRGLRVEERDGELTLRGSVPTADAARFVERNVRHKAGVRRVINLLQVENDSSALAGGVLQSRVDSALGADPYLPRVEGVAATVDGEAVLLTGSVRDAFERKQAERVALGVAGVGAVRNRIVVRENVLRQGDSGAGPGFDCPELTAALDSLCPSSGINPDLAINLDAATLTYWRESINTDSVRAALSFE